In Gemmatimonadota bacterium, one genomic interval encodes:
- the had gene encoding 6-hydroxycyclohex-1-ene-1-carbonyl-CoA dehydrogenase has translation MFEKVGQPMVLSERDAAPGPGEVLVKVVGCGVCHTDLGFFYDGVPTRHDLPLALGHEISGRVLEAGDGAEEWIGREVVVPAVIPCGECPACKAGHGSICPTQIFPGNDVHGGFGTHLVVPARGLCPVPDLADSSKNPAGLELADLSVIADAVTTPYQAILRSGLAEGDLAVFVGIGGVGGFGVQIAAALGARVVAVDVSADRLALLAGHGADLTLNAAELSFKDMKGALRAFAKEHGIPSYRHRIFETSGSPQGQTTAFGFVGHGAYLGIVGFTPAKVEIRLSNLMAFDATVQGNWGCLPEHYPAALDLVLGGKVALPAFVERRPLRLINETFEDLHAHKVSRRVILTPECP, from the coding sequence ATGTTCGAGAAGGTCGGCCAACCGATGGTACTCTCCGAACGGGATGCGGCCCCCGGCCCGGGCGAGGTTCTCGTGAAGGTCGTCGGGTGCGGTGTTTGTCACACCGACCTCGGCTTCTTCTACGACGGCGTTCCCACCAGACACGACCTTCCCCTGGCACTCGGCCATGAAATCTCCGGGCGCGTCCTTGAGGCTGGCGACGGCGCCGAAGAATGGATCGGCCGCGAAGTCGTCGTTCCCGCCGTCATTCCCTGCGGAGAGTGTCCCGCCTGCAAGGCCGGGCACGGATCCATCTGCCCCACTCAGATTTTCCCGGGCAACGATGTCCACGGCGGATTCGGCACGCACCTCGTCGTTCCCGCGCGCGGTCTTTGCCCGGTGCCGGACCTCGCCGACTCATCGAAGAACCCGGCCGGACTGGAACTGGCGGATCTCTCCGTGATTGCCGACGCGGTGACCACGCCCTATCAGGCCATTCTCCGAAGCGGCCTTGCCGAAGGCGACCTCGCGGTCTTCGTCGGAATCGGCGGGGTCGGTGGCTTCGGCGTGCAGATTGCGGCAGCGCTCGGTGCGCGCGTCGTTGCGGTCGATGTCAGCGCGGACCGACTGGCACTTCTCGCCGGGCACGGCGCGGACCTGACACTGAACGCGGCGGAACTCTCCTTCAAGGACATGAAGGGAGCCCTCCGAGCCTTCGCGAAAGAACACGGCATTCCGAGTTACCGCCATCGCATCTTCGAGACTTCAGGATCGCCCCAGGGACAGACGACCGCGTTCGGGTTCGTCGGGCATGGCGCGTATCTGGGAATCGTCGGGTTCACTCCCGCAAAGGTGGAGATCCGCCTCTCCAACCTCATGGCGTTCGACGCCACCGTGCAGGGAAACTGGGGATGCCTCCCGGAGCACTACCCCGCCGCGCTCGATCTCGTGCTCGGTGGAAAGGTGGCGCTTCCCGCATTCGTGGAGCGCCGTCCGCTTCGCTTGATCAACGAGACCTTCGAAGACCTTCACGCCCACAAGGTCTCCCGTCGCGTCATTCTCACACCGGAGTGCCCGTAA
- the carB gene encoding carbamoyl-phosphate synthase large subunit has protein sequence MPKRTDLDKILVIGSGPIIIGQACEFDYSGTQAVKALRREGFRVVLVNSNPATIMTDPELADRTYVEPITPEVLERIIARERPDALLPTLGGQTALNTAVALAESGVLERYRVELIGADLVTIRKAEDRELFKRAMESIGMDLPRGRTARSLEEALTAIEEVGFPAVIRPAFTMGGTGAALAYNVDEFKSSVAQAMASSPIHEVLVEESILGWKEYELEIMRDGADNAVIICSIENLDPMGVHTGDSVTVAPAQTLTDREYQAMRNAAIAIIREIGVETGGCNVQFGVDPATGRMVVIEVNPRVSRSSALASKATGFPIAKIAALLAAGYTLDEIPNDITKKTPASFEPTLDYVVVKIPRFDFEKFPGVDERLGAQMRSVGEAMAIGGTFREALQKALRSLETGRLGLGADGRDGILPEDLPEEESAAAREAALEEVRGRLRSPREDRLFTLRRALRLGMTAKEAAETTGVDPWFLDQLASLVEEEARLSNTREPDADTLWRAKRAGFSDGQLAHILRRTRREIRALRHEHGVRPVMKTVDTCAAEFAAHTPYHYSTYVGPGAETEVAPSESRKILILGGGPNRIGQGIEFDYCCVHAVQALREAGFETIMLNSNPETVSTDYDTADRLYFEPLTLEDILEVVDAEQPEGIIVQFGGQTPLKLALALEEAGAPIIGTPPSAIDDAEDRKKFARIAEKLGLTLPPNGTALNVEEAREVAADIGFPLLLRPSYVLGGRAMRIVYDEPSLVAYMRKAARVSPGHPVLIDRFLEDAFEVDVDAVSDGEQCVIGGIMQHIEEAGVHSGDSACVLPPYRIAPEHLETIRHQMRALALDLGVIGLMNAQFAIRDDVVYILEANPRASRTVPFVSKAVGVPLARIAAKVMTGNTLAELGFLEEPSPKYVSVKEAVLPFNKMTGADASLGPEMKSTGEVMGISENFGSAFAKSQTAAGDPLPVAGTAFVSVNDSDHADITGIARELARLRFRLVATRGTALALERAGLTAVTLAKVSEGRPNAIDGILNGEIDLVIATPLGKTSRKDESAIRAAAIRRGVPFISTLSAASAAVLGIRALSDGGARVKCLQEFHGTVTPEEADLPLEGGAKTADENAAARPLAVASEGPTSA, from the coding sequence ATGCCGAAGCGCACAGACCTCGACAAGATCCTCGTCATTGGCTCCGGCCCGATCATCATCGGGCAGGCGTGTGAGTTCGACTATTCAGGCACGCAGGCGGTGAAGGCGCTTCGTCGAGAAGGGTTCCGCGTCGTGCTCGTGAACTCAAACCCCGCAACGATCATGACGGACCCCGAGCTTGCGGATCGAACCTATGTGGAACCGATCACGCCCGAGGTGCTGGAGCGCATCATCGCGCGTGAGAGACCCGACGCTCTGCTGCCCACGCTCGGCGGACAGACCGCGCTGAATACGGCGGTGGCGCTGGCCGAGAGCGGCGTACTGGAACGCTATCGCGTGGAACTCATCGGAGCGGATCTCGTGACCATCCGCAAGGCGGAAGACCGCGAACTCTTCAAGCGCGCGATGGAGTCGATCGGGATGGACCTCCCTCGCGGGCGGACGGCTCGCAGTCTGGAGGAGGCGCTCACGGCAATCGAGGAGGTCGGCTTCCCCGCCGTCATCCGCCCCGCCTTCACGATGGGCGGAACAGGCGCCGCGCTCGCGTACAATGTGGACGAGTTCAAGTCCTCGGTTGCGCAGGCGATGGCGTCTTCCCCCATCCACGAAGTACTCGTGGAGGAATCGATCCTCGGGTGGAAAGAGTACGAACTGGAGATCATGCGCGACGGCGCGGACAACGCGGTCATCATCTGCTCTATCGAAAACCTGGATCCCATGGGCGTTCACACGGGCGATTCCGTTACGGTCGCGCCCGCGCAGACGCTCACCGACCGCGAGTATCAGGCAATGCGGAACGCCGCCATCGCCATCATCCGCGAGATCGGCGTGGAGACGGGCGGCTGCAATGTGCAGTTCGGCGTGGATCCGGCAACGGGTCGCATGGTCGTCATCGAAGTGAACCCTCGGGTGTCCCGGTCCTCCGCGCTGGCGTCGAAAGCTACGGGCTTTCCCATCGCGAAGATTGCGGCACTCCTCGCGGCCGGATACACGCTGGACGAAATCCCCAACGACATCACGAAGAAGACGCCCGCGTCGTTTGAACCCACTCTCGATTATGTGGTGGTGAAGATCCCGCGCTTCGACTTTGAGAAGTTCCCCGGTGTCGACGAACGACTCGGTGCGCAGATGCGGTCCGTCGGAGAGGCAATGGCGATCGGCGGGACATTCCGCGAAGCGCTCCAGAAGGCGCTCCGATCGCTGGAGACCGGGCGCCTGGGGCTCGGTGCCGATGGACGCGACGGCATCCTGCCGGAGGATCTCCCGGAAGAGGAATCAGCGGCCGCCCGCGAGGCCGCTCTGGAGGAAGTGCGCGGACGCCTCCGGTCCCCGCGTGAAGACCGCCTCTTCACGCTTCGCCGGGCGCTTCGTCTGGGCATGACCGCGAAGGAGGCCGCAGAGACAACCGGCGTGGACCCGTGGTTTCTGGACCAACTGGCCTCACTCGTGGAGGAGGAGGCGCGCCTGTCCAATACGCGTGAGCCGGACGCCGACACGCTCTGGCGGGCGAAGCGTGCGGGCTTTTCCGACGGCCAGCTTGCGCACATCCTTCGGAGAACGCGGAGGGAGATCCGCGCCCTCCGCCATGAGCACGGCGTGCGCCCCGTCATGAAGACGGTCGACACCTGCGCCGCCGAGTTCGCCGCGCACACGCCCTACCACTACTCCACCTATGTCGGCCCCGGCGCCGAAACGGAAGTCGCGCCATCGGAGTCGCGGAAGATCCTGATTCTCGGCGGCGGACCGAACCGGATCGGCCAGGGGATCGAGTTCGACTACTGCTGCGTACACGCGGTGCAGGCTCTGCGGGAAGCGGGCTTCGAGACGATCATGTTGAACTCGAACCCGGAGACGGTCTCTACGGATTACGACACGGCGGACCGGCTCTACTTCGAACCGCTCACGCTGGAAGACATTCTCGAGGTGGTGGACGCCGAGCAACCGGAGGGGATCATCGTGCAGTTCGGCGGGCAGACGCCGCTGAAACTCGCGCTCGCGCTGGAGGAGGCGGGCGCTCCGATCATCGGGACGCCTCCGTCGGCCATCGATGATGCGGAGGACCGGAAGAAGTTCGCGCGCATCGCGGAAAAGCTCGGCCTCACGCTCCCGCCAAACGGAACCGCACTCAATGTGGAGGAGGCGCGCGAAGTTGCCGCTGATATCGGGTTCCCGCTGCTTCTGCGTCCGTCGTATGTCCTCGGCGGGCGGGCGATGCGAATCGTCTATGACGAACCGTCGCTCGTCGCCTACATGAGAAAGGCCGCCCGCGTCTCGCCGGGCCACCCGGTACTGATCGACCGGTTCCTGGAGGATGCGTTTGAGGTGGATGTCGACGCGGTCTCCGATGGAGAGCAGTGCGTCATCGGCGGAATCATGCAGCACATCGAGGAAGCGGGGGTTCATTCCGGGGATTCCGCGTGCGTCCTCCCGCCCTACCGGATCGCTCCCGAGCACTTGGAGACGATCCGCCACCAGATGCGCGCGCTCGCACTGGACCTGGGTGTGATCGGGCTCATGAACGCCCAGTTCGCCATCCGTGACGATGTCGTTTACATCCTGGAGGCCAACCCGCGTGCCTCGCGCACGGTCCCCTTCGTGTCGAAGGCGGTCGGTGTACCGCTCGCGAGAATCGCGGCAAAGGTCATGACAGGCAACACGCTCGCGGAGTTGGGCTTTCTGGAGGAGCCGTCCCCGAAGTATGTCTCCGTCAAGGAGGCGGTCCTTCCGTTCAACAAGATGACGGGCGCCGACGCTTCGCTCGGTCCGGAGATGAAGTCCACCGGTGAAGTCATGGGCATCTCGGAGAACTTCGGCAGCGCATTCGCGAAGAGTCAGACTGCGGCCGGAGATCCGCTCCCGGTCGCCGGGACCGCGTTCGTCTCCGTAAACGACTCCGACCATGCCGACATCACGGGCATCGCGCGGGAACTGGCGCGACTCCGATTCCGCCTGGTGGCGACGCGCGGAACGGCGCTCGCACTGGAGCGCGCGGGACTTACCGCCGTGACGCTCGCCAAGGTGAGCGAAGGCCGACCGAACGCGATCGACGGAATCCTGAACGGCGAAATCGATCTCGTGATCGCGACGCCGCTGGGGAAGACTTCCCGCAAGGATGAATCCGCCATCCGCGCGGCGGCCATCCGGCGGGGAGTACCGTTCATCTCCACGCTCTCCGCCGCGAGTGCCGCCGTTCTCGGAATCCGAGCACTCTCTGACGGAGGCGCGCGGGTGAAGTGCCTGCAGGAGTTCCACGGAACCGTGACGCCGGAGGAGGCAGACCTCCCGCTGGAGGGCGGTGCCAAGACGGCCGACGAGAACGCCGCGGCGCGCCCGTTGGCGGTTGCCTCAGAAGGACCGACTTCCGCGTAG
- a CDS encoding SDR family NAD(P)-dependent oxidoreductase, which produces MTDRPLSLDGKTALVTGGSGGIGRAIVDTLLRHGATTGSMDLPGCPPAPGAIDISLDLADPDATLHAVDAFAEEQERLDFVVHCAGITADSVVWKMPVEEWRRVLSVNLDSAFFLLQAAVPHLRKTGGGSVVLISSINGERGKFGQSNYAASKAGLNALARSTAKELGRFGVRVNAVAPGLVRTAMTESLPGEVLRTALDETALGRMAEPEDVAGSVLFLCSDLARHVTGQVLRVDGGQLTA; this is translated from the coding sequence ATGACCGACCGCCCCCTTTCTCTCGACGGAAAGACGGCACTCGTCACCGGAGGAAGCGGCGGCATCGGGCGCGCAATCGTTGACACTCTCCTCCGGCACGGCGCAACGACCGGAAGCATGGACCTTCCCGGCTGCCCTCCGGCTCCGGGCGCCATTGACATCTCGTTGGACCTTGCGGACCCGGACGCAACGCTCCACGCCGTCGACGCCTTCGCCGAGGAGCAGGAACGCCTCGACTTTGTCGTGCATTGCGCCGGGATCACCGCGGACTCGGTGGTCTGGAAGATGCCCGTGGAAGAATGGCGGCGTGTCCTGTCCGTCAATCTCGATTCCGCTTTCTTCCTTCTACAGGCCGCAGTTCCCCACCTTCGAAAAACCGGCGGCGGGTCCGTGGTCCTGATTTCGTCCATCAACGGGGAGCGCGGCAAGTTCGGACAGTCCAACTATGCGGCCAGCAAGGCCGGGCTGAACGCGCTCGCCCGTTCGACCGCAAAGGAGTTGGGCCGCTTCGGTGTGCGCGTCAATGCCGTGGCTCCCGGACTCGTTCGTACAGCCATGACCGAGAGCCTCCCGGGGGAAGTCCTCCGGACCGCCCTCGACGAAACGGCGCTCGGCCGGATGGCGGAACCGGAGGATGTCGCCGGAAGCGTCCTCTTCCTGTGCTCGGACCTCGCGCGTCATGTGACCGGACAGGTCCTTCGCGTCGACGGAGGACAACTAACCGCATGA
- a CDS encoding Rrf2 family transcriptional regulator, with translation MNLSRSSCYAIYAVVDMAMSGGRRVTVASVADRHGIPPGALAKVFQHIVRAKLAVGVRGVGGGYSLSRKPSDISLLEVIETFQAPRFTDRAMLPVDPPGPDGGMACHRVLALFDEMDEAIRTRFASVSIADLIR, from the coding sequence ATGAATCTCTCGCGGAGTTCCTGCTACGCGATCTACGCCGTGGTGGACATGGCGATGTCGGGAGGGCGGCGCGTCACCGTGGCCTCCGTTGCGGATCGACACGGCATCCCGCCCGGTGCGCTCGCGAAGGTGTTCCAGCACATCGTGCGCGCAAAGTTGGCGGTCGGTGTGCGCGGGGTCGGTGGTGGCTACAGTCTGTCTCGAAAGCCGTCCGATATTTCCCTGCTGGAAGTGATCGAGACCTTTCAGGCACCACGGTTCACCGACCGGGCGATGCTCCCGGTGGACCCCCCCGGGCCGGATGGCGGAATGGCGTGCCACCGCGTTCTGGCTTTGTTCGATGAGATGGACGAAGCCATTCGAACGCGCTTTGCCTCGGTGTCCATCGCGGACTTGATCCGCTAA
- a CDS encoding enoyl-CoA hydratase-related protein, with protein MTNTPTAGPIRVEVSADGALRRIFLSAPKANVLDAKMIEALTTTFQEARTDRNLKAVIVEGEGPHFSFGASVEEHLPGAVDSMLPGFHAMFRAMLECGVFLVAAVRGQCLGGGLELASFCHRVFAAPDAKLGQPEIALGVFAPVASLVLPMRVGQPSADDLCATGRVIGAEAALSMGLVDEVDDDPANAALAWAEKRLLPKSASSLRIALQAVRGPFHRTFLAELDRVEKLYLDDLMQTKDAREGLASFLEKRKPAWSNS; from the coding sequence GTGACGAACACGCCCACCGCCGGTCCCATCCGCGTGGAAGTATCCGCCGACGGTGCACTCCGGCGCATCTTCCTCTCGGCACCCAAGGCGAATGTTCTCGACGCGAAAATGATCGAGGCGCTCACCACCACCTTCCAGGAGGCACGCACCGACCGGAACCTGAAAGCCGTCATCGTGGAAGGCGAAGGTCCTCACTTCTCCTTCGGCGCCAGCGTGGAGGAGCACCTTCCCGGCGCGGTCGATTCCATGCTCCCCGGATTCCACGCGATGTTCCGGGCCATGCTGGAGTGTGGCGTCTTTCTCGTCGCCGCGGTCCGCGGGCAGTGCCTTGGTGGCGGGCTCGAACTGGCGTCGTTCTGTCATCGCGTCTTTGCCGCCCCGGATGCAAAGCTCGGTCAGCCGGAGATTGCGCTCGGTGTCTTCGCGCCGGTCGCTTCTCTCGTTCTGCCGATGCGCGTCGGGCAACCCTCCGCCGATGACCTCTGCGCCACCGGCCGCGTCATCGGGGCGGAGGCTGCGCTCTCCATGGGACTCGTGGACGAAGTCGACGACGACCCGGCGAACGCTGCCCTCGCCTGGGCGGAGAAGCGCCTTCTCCCCAAATCCGCCTCCAGTCTTCGCATCGCGTTGCAGGCTGTGCGCGGGCCCTTCCACCGGACCTTCCTTGCGGAGCTCGACCGCGTGGAGAAGCTCTATCTGGACGACCTGATGCAAACGAAGGACGCGCGCGAAGGCCTCGCCTCCTTCCTGGAGAAACGGAAACCCGCGTGGAGCAACTCATGA
- the oah gene encoding 6-oxocyclohex-1-ene-1-carbonyl-CoA hydratase: MDFKNHDIAPFPKFEGLLYEELPIPGADGIPVEGLHAVRITLDNPSQLNSYTTEMAKGVILGMRRASNDRACVAVVFTGSGTRAFCTGGNTAEYAEYYAGNPEEYRQYMRIFNDMVSAILHCDKPVICRVNGMRIAGGQEIGMACDFTVSQDLALFGQAGPKHGSAPDGGSTDFLALFVGVERAMDSCTLCQPWSAHMAHRLGLITKIVPALKVDGEFVPNPMAVTDRWLDAYGNIVHGEFRSGKERAEARKVLKSGEVDLSLLDAEVDRLILQLALTMPGCLTKTTESVRKHKLEHWNRNKESNRAWLALNMMTEGRAGFRAFHEGSSETCREADFLLLRRRLAEGAVWGDALTDEILAAAHGKVDVS; encoded by the coding sequence ATGGATTTCAAGAACCACGACATCGCACCTTTCCCGAAGTTCGAAGGACTTCTCTACGAAGAACTCCCCATTCCGGGAGCGGACGGGATCCCTGTGGAAGGGCTTCATGCCGTGCGCATCACGCTCGACAATCCTTCGCAGCTCAACTCCTACACGACCGAGATGGCCAAGGGCGTGATCCTCGGAATGCGTCGGGCGTCCAATGACAGGGCGTGCGTTGCGGTCGTCTTCACCGGCAGCGGAACCCGGGCGTTCTGCACAGGAGGAAACACCGCCGAGTATGCCGAGTACTACGCAGGGAACCCGGAAGAGTACCGGCAGTACATGCGCATCTTCAACGACATGGTCTCCGCCATCCTCCATTGCGACAAGCCGGTCATCTGTCGTGTGAATGGAATGCGGATTGCGGGCGGGCAGGAGATCGGCATGGCGTGCGACTTCACCGTCTCGCAGGATCTCGCGCTGTTCGGGCAGGCCGGGCCGAAGCATGGGTCGGCGCCCGACGGCGGCTCAACGGACTTCCTGGCGTTGTTCGTCGGGGTGGAACGCGCCATGGACAGCTGTACCCTCTGCCAGCCGTGGAGCGCCCACATGGCCCACCGGTTGGGGCTGATTACGAAGATCGTTCCCGCGCTCAAGGTCGACGGGGAGTTCGTTCCGAATCCGATGGCGGTCACCGATCGCTGGCTCGATGCATACGGGAACATCGTCCATGGCGAGTTCCGCTCCGGAAAGGAACGCGCAGAAGCCAGGAAGGTTCTCAAGTCCGGAGAGGTGGACCTGTCGCTTCTGGATGCCGAAGTCGACCGCCTCATACTACAACTGGCACTCACGATGCCCGGATGCCTCACGAAGACAACCGAGAGCGTGCGCAAACACAAACTCGAACACTGGAACCGGAACAAGGAAAGCAACCGCGCGTGGCTCGCGCTCAACATGATGACGGAAGGGCGTGCGGGCTTCCGGGCCTTCCACGAGGGCAGTTCCGAGACCTGCCGCGAAGCGGACTTCCTGCTGCTCCGTCGCCGCCTGGCCGAAGGTGCGGTGTGGGGCGACGCGTTGACCGACGAGATTCTCGCGGCGGCCCACGGAAAGGTGGATGTGTCGTGA
- a CDS encoding S8 family serine peptidase gives MRPLFAIAFITLLLTTPASAVEMRSNELLLVLPEGGPFELAPDRTFQSLDADLAGILVRHGLDTYEFMAQKSGALTPRDRRFVRVFTDLDTFDAGTARDELAATGLFDAVALPFTLSTFVLPNDSMLSSQWHVTSSSAGISLPSAWNEEKGSASTVIAILDTGVDVGHPDLSGNMWNNSGEIANNGVDDDGNGWVDDVWGWDAGDNDKDPSPVPYYEGGVDVGFHGTHCAGIASATTNNSTGIAGAGWRCSIMGVKMVQTDVGMTDVAITNAFLYCAETKPDVISMSFGGPDQGGMAAFMQQLINTATAEGIVCVAAAGNNGDNARMYPAACSGVISVGATNESNQRASFSSYGNWVDIAAPGEHIWSTIQSNYSWDFLTGILFMLMYGWDGLNPYMYCDGTSMACPLVAGVCGLVKSAAPGMTSDEMAAHLKDTGDVVNYDQNIGKRVNAYNAVTNLSTGAPMVAATTFRVDGGAPNPFASQTSVRFTLDAPGDIRLGVFDVAGRFVRTLVDGPLTAGSHARTWDGTDATGRSASAGVYFARLEFGGRQESTRLVLLR, from the coding sequence ATGAGACCCCTGTTCGCGATCGCTTTCATTACTCTTCTGCTCACGACCCCCGCCTCCGCCGTCGAGATGCGCTCGAACGAGTTGCTCCTTGTTCTGCCCGAGGGCGGCCCATTCGAACTGGCACCGGACCGCACCTTCCAGAGCCTTGACGCCGACCTGGCTGGCATCCTTGTCCGACACGGATTAGACACTTACGAGTTCATGGCGCAAAAGTCGGGTGCGCTTACGCCTCGCGACCGCCGGTTTGTGCGGGTCTTCACGGACCTCGACACATTCGATGCAGGCACGGCCCGCGACGAACTGGCGGCAACGGGTCTCTTCGACGCCGTGGCGCTGCCCTTCACGCTTTCGACCTTTGTCCTTCCGAACGACTCGATGCTCAGCAGCCAGTGGCATGTCACGAGTTCCTCGGCGGGGATCTCCCTTCCGTCGGCGTGGAACGAAGAGAAGGGGAGCGCATCGACGGTGATTGCCATTCTCGACACGGGCGTGGATGTCGGGCACCCGGATCTCTCGGGGAACATGTGGAACAACTCCGGGGAGATTGCGAACAACGGCGTGGACGATGATGGCAACGGCTGGGTAGACGATGTCTGGGGTTGGGACGCCGGAGACAACGACAAAGACCCGAGTCCGGTTCCGTACTACGAGGGCGGCGTCGATGTCGGGTTCCACGGAACGCACTGTGCCGGGATCGCGTCGGCGACCACGAACAACAGCACCGGCATCGCGGGTGCGGGTTGGCGTTGCTCCATCATGGGTGTGAAGATGGTGCAGACGGATGTCGGCATGACGGATGTGGCGATCACCAACGCATTCCTCTACTGCGCGGAGACGAAGCCCGATGTCATCTCGATGAGTTTCGGCGGACCGGATCAGGGCGGGATGGCTGCGTTCATGCAGCAACTCATCAACACGGCGACGGCGGAGGGGATCGTCTGCGTCGCGGCGGCCGGGAACAACGGAGACAATGCGCGGATGTACCCCGCGGCGTGTTCCGGAGTGATCTCTGTCGGGGCGACGAACGAGTCCAACCAGCGCGCGTCCTTCTCCTCGTACGGGAACTGGGTGGATATCGCCGCGCCGGGCGAGCATATCTGGTCCACCATCCAGAGCAACTACAGTTGGGACTTCCTGACGGGTATTCTGTTCATGCTGATGTACGGGTGGGATGGCCTCAACCCGTACATGTACTGCGACGGAACCTCCATGGCGTGCCCGTTGGTGGCGGGTGTGTGCGGGTTGGTGAAGTCGGCGGCTCCCGGCATGACCTCCGACGAAATGGCCGCGCATCTGAAGGACACGGGCGATGTCGTGAACTACGACCAGAACATCGGGAAGCGCGTGAACGCCTACAACGCCGTCACGAACCTCTCGACGGGCGCGCCGATGGTGGCCGCGACGACATTCCGCGTCGACGGAGGCGCGCCGAATCCGTTCGCCTCGCAAACCAGTGTTCGGTTCACGCTGGACGCGCCGGGGGACATTCGACTCGGCGTGTTCGATGTCGCCGGGCGCTTCGTTCGAACACTGGTCGATGGACCGCTGACGGCCGGGTCGCACGCACGCACCTGGGATGGAACGGACGCGACAGGGCGATCCGCCTCCGCGGGCGTCTACTTCGCGCGGTTGGAGTTCGGCGGCAGGCAGGAGTCGACCCGGCTCGTTCTGCTCCGCTGA
- a CDS encoding M28 family peptidase produces MGQKTPLLDTVCEFAFPRFAGTEGERRAGEMVAERLRAAGLEVTREPIRVSRSAYPNLRALAHGLGALGVVVLAATATTGNPLPGVFLAAALLAALLGGAKWHRSLEGIFDTGSMVDSANFTARRPGRGGRPRIVVVMAHIDTKSARWPTFLPVTLIGGAALGTAALGVWCALAVALAWEPMAAGAAAVWGSVLAAMMIAPTMNRIGNESPGAMDNATGVSVLLEAARTFPTDPALADAELLFVATGAEEIGLGGALRWIQTHESECPRDRTAVLNLDSVGVGRGVLGLDIHGGLPGGLRMTDAFRKAAVASGVKARRIRVLPGVGVDTMPISSRGYSTVTLLGRVPGGASVRIHTARDTAEHLCEAGLRDAATVLTELARMAAKPVG; encoded by the coding sequence ATGGGCCAGAAAACGCCTCTTCTGGACACGGTTTGTGAGTTCGCCTTCCCTCGATTTGCCGGGACGGAGGGGGAGCGTCGTGCGGGGGAGATGGTGGCGGAACGGTTGCGGGCCGCGGGCCTGGAGGTCACCCGGGAGCCCATCCGCGTGAGCCGTTCGGCGTACCCCAACCTTCGCGCGTTGGCTCACGGACTGGGGGCGCTGGGTGTGGTGGTTCTTGCGGCGACGGCCACGACCGGGAATCCCCTCCCGGGGGTGTTCCTGGCGGCGGCGCTTCTGGCGGCCCTCCTTGGAGGCGCGAAGTGGCACCGATCGCTGGAAGGCATCTTTGACACGGGCAGCATGGTCGACAGCGCGAACTTCACCGCGCGACGACCCGGGCGGGGCGGTCGCCCGCGCATTGTGGTCGTCATGGCGCACATCGACACCAAGTCCGCGCGATGGCCAACCTTCCTTCCTGTGACACTCATCGGAGGTGCGGCGCTCGGAACGGCGGCGCTGGGCGTCTGGTGTGCGCTGGCTGTTGCGCTTGCGTGGGAGCCGATGGCCGCAGGCGCGGCCGCCGTGTGGGGGAGCGTCCTGGCGGCCATGATGATCGCGCCGACGATGAACCGGATCGGAAACGAGTCGCCTGGCGCGATGGACAACGCGACCGGCGTTTCCGTGCTTCTGGAAGCGGCGCGGACCTTCCCGACCGACCCCGCGCTGGCGGACGCCGAACTGCTCTTTGTGGCCACGGGCGCGGAGGAGATTGGTCTGGGGGGCGCGCTTCGCTGGATTCAAACGCATGAATCGGAGTGTCCGCGGGACCGTACGGCGGTGCTCAATCTGGATTCCGTCGGCGTCGGGCGGGGTGTGCTGGGGCTGGACATTCACGGGGGGCTGCCGGGCGGACTTCGCATGACGGATGCATTCCGCAAAGCAGCGGTGGCGTCCGGGGTAAAGGCTCGGCGCATCCGCGTCCTTCCGGGCGTCGGTGTGGACACCATGCCGATCTCCTCACGCGGATATTCCACGGTCACGCTCCTGGGCCGGGTTCCCGGTGGAGCGAGCGTCCGCATTCACACGGCACGCGATACTGCGGAACACCTCTGCGAAGCGGGCCTTCGCGACGCGGCGACTGTCCTGACGGAACTGGCCCGCATGGCGGCAAAGCCCGTCGGGTGA